The Prochlorococcus marinus str. MIT 9301 genome window below encodes:
- the pip gene encoding prolyl aminopeptidase, with product MKDQVLFPKIEVREKGFLQVSDIHTIYWERSGNPNGKKILVIHGGPGGGSQPRYRRYFDPDKFDIIQFDQRGCGSSTPFSELKENSTNHLVEDIEKLRILLKIDSWHLFGGSWGSTLSLIYAIKNPSRVISLTLRGIFLCRKFELLWFYQYGASEIFPDEFEEYISVIPKQERNDLITSFYKYLTSSDVNLRSKAAAAWTKWELSTSHLINKKFDFDKSEVNSFSDAFARIECHYFINNIFLEDDFILKNIKTIESIPTKIIQGRYDVVCPVRSAWDLNKKLKNSELIIVDDAGHSMSEKGITKELIKAIKGIQNL from the coding sequence ATGAAAGATCAAGTCTTGTTTCCTAAAATTGAAGTTCGTGAAAAGGGTTTTTTACAAGTAAGTGATATTCATACGATTTATTGGGAAAGATCAGGCAACCCAAATGGTAAAAAAATACTAGTTATTCATGGAGGCCCAGGAGGAGGAAGTCAACCAAGATATAGAAGATACTTTGATCCAGATAAATTCGATATTATTCAATTTGACCAAAGAGGTTGCGGTTCTTCAACTCCTTTCTCAGAATTAAAAGAAAATTCGACTAATCATTTAGTTGAGGATATTGAGAAATTAAGGATTTTATTAAAAATAGATAGTTGGCATTTGTTTGGTGGATCTTGGGGCTCAACACTTTCACTTATATATGCAATTAAAAATCCCTCTAGAGTTATAAGCTTAACTTTGCGAGGAATATTTTTATGTAGAAAGTTTGAATTATTGTGGTTCTATCAATATGGTGCAAGTGAGATATTCCCTGATGAATTTGAAGAATATATTTCTGTGATACCAAAACAAGAAAGAAATGATTTGATAACTTCTTTTTATAAATATCTAACATCATCAGATGTAAATCTTAGATCAAAAGCAGCAGCAGCTTGGACAAAATGGGAACTCTCAACAAGTCATTTAATAAATAAAAAATTTGATTTTGATAAGTCTGAAGTTAATTCTTTTTCAGATGCCTTTGCAAGAATCGAATGTCATTATTTTATTAATAATATTTTCTTAGAGGATGATTTTATTTTGAAAAATATAAAAACAATAGAATCGATTCCAACAAAAATAATTCAGGGTAGGTATGACGTTGTGTGTCCTGTTAGGAGTGCTTGGGATCTAAATAAAAAATTAAAGAATTCTGAATTAATTATTGTTGATGATGCTGGTCATTCAATGAGTGAAAAGGGCATTACTAAAGAATTAATAAAAGCTATAAAAGGAATTCAAAATCTCTAA